One part of the Flavobacterium johnsoniae UW101 genome encodes these proteins:
- a CDS encoding PA3715 family protein → MKIKTYLILSGAFLFLFSCGKNEKQLIEENAPSLAVQSESPKAVEKLIFKKSEYIIPSDELDLSLLKKAAENLNIRYASIKTEDVSSIRYNDNVTFFVISIINKSEKAKSNEEDLGNYYQRKYLFVNNEDGKILAEENDKNLGYYENDGLRAAKTYVLKDLLQLNDTTRAIALTTEVYSNSRVVMYSEEKFTIISFDGKKMKKVLYEYPIRSANGDSNGGGTYQIETLEAGISISDTQTNGFYDLMVSKIFTYEDAVEADVENDIQQKSDLKVKKEFQRLKFDGKTYSFHKDDRSRFL, encoded by the coding sequence ATGAAAATTAAAACCTACTTAATTCTCAGCGGCGCTTTTCTGTTTTTGTTCTCCTGCGGGAAGAATGAAAAACAGCTTATTGAAGAAAACGCCCCATCGTTAGCAGTTCAGTCTGAAAGCCCCAAAGCAGTCGAAAAGCTAATCTTTAAAAAAAGCGAATACATTATCCCATCAGATGAACTAGATTTGAGTCTGCTCAAGAAAGCAGCAGAAAATTTAAACATCAGATATGCTTCCATTAAAACCGAAGATGTAAGTTCGATTCGTTATAATGATAATGTTACTTTTTTCGTTATTTCAATTATCAATAAATCTGAAAAAGCAAAATCAAATGAAGAAGATTTAGGTAATTACTACCAGAGAAAGTATCTTTTTGTTAATAACGAAGACGGAAAAATCCTGGCAGAAGAAAACGATAAAAATCTTGGTTATTATGAAAATGATGGTTTAAGAGCTGCCAAAACTTATGTTTTAAAAGATTTACTGCAATTAAACGATACAACCCGTGCAATTGCTTTGACTACAGAAGTATATTCGAACAGCAGGGTTGTAATGTATTCTGAAGAAAAATTTACTATTATATCTTTCGACGGAAAAAAAATGAAGAAGGTTTTATATGAATATCCAATTCGATCTGCAAATGGAGATTCAAACGGAGGAGGAACTTATCAAATAGAAACCCTAGAAGCCGGAATTAGTATTTCAGACACGCAGACAAACGGTTTTTACGACTTAATGGTTTCTAAAATCTTTACTTACGAAGATGCTGTTGAGGCAGATGTAGAAAATGATATTCAGCAAAAAAGCGATTTAAAAGTCAAAAAAGAATTTCAGAGATTAAAATTTGATGGTAAAACCTATTCATTTCATAAAGACGATCGAAGCCGATTTTTATAA
- a CDS encoding DMP19 family protein — MEFGRIIVSETAMKSENLQDVIHSNISIINLMREEGVDDELIHEDALTSYYLDYYYSQYAEGNFSQFVYNSGWNKELNELIEEGLALIGAEKHLELFLEQSKKVRIMSNIKLGKFLKGKLEGINPVRDALNNNIFFELDENLVELNANFLKNHPDFEVLAVDEIFAVLEEFTGHEIKRS; from the coding sequence ATGGAATTCGGTAGAATTATAGTTTCAGAAACAGCAATGAAAAGTGAAAATCTGCAGGATGTTATTCACTCCAATATTTCGATAATCAACTTAATGCGCGAAGAAGGCGTAGACGACGAGCTTATTCACGAAGATGCGCTTACGAGTTACTATCTCGATTATTACTATTCGCAATATGCCGAAGGAAATTTTTCGCAGTTTGTTTACAACTCAGGCTGGAACAAAGAATTAAATGAACTTATTGAAGAGGGTCTGGCTTTAATTGGTGCTGAAAAACATTTAGAATTGTTTTTAGAACAAAGCAAGAAGGTTAGAATCATGAGCAATATTAAACTGGGAAAATTTCTGAAAGGGAAATTAGAAGGCATAAACCCGGTTCGTGATGCTTTAAATAACAACATTTTTTTTGAATTAGATGAAAATCTGGTTGAGCTGAATGCCAATTTCCTGAAAAATCATCCTGATTTTGAGGTGCTTGCTGTAGATGAAATCTTTGCTGTTTTGGAAGAATTTACAGGACATGAAATTAAAAGATCTTAA
- a CDS encoding protease complex subunit PrcB family protein has product MKQILFILSILFTLTSCSNDDSASSKVEFTDLYHADYFNGDYNNPKANLVIKDLSEWNKLLVKLDLNIKPWQNSISTDIDFEKYTVIAVIDEVRNYGGFSIDITGITQTENRIVVKVERLNSGGLATVITQPYHIVKIAKTNKEVVFE; this is encoded by the coding sequence ATGAAACAGATTTTATTTATTTTGAGTATTTTATTCACGCTTACAAGCTGCAGTAACGATGATTCGGCATCGTCAAAAGTAGAATTTACAGATCTGTATCATGCAGATTATTTTAACGGAGATTACAATAATCCAAAAGCAAATCTTGTTATTAAAGACCTGTCAGAATGGAACAAGTTATTGGTAAAACTGGATCTCAATATTAAACCTTGGCAAAACAGCATTAGCACCGATATTGACTTTGAAAAATATACTGTTATTGCAGTTATTGATGAAGTACGTAACTACGGCGGTTTCTCTATAGATATTACCGGAATTACCCAAACTGAAAATCGCATAGTAGTTAAAGTTGAACGATTAAATTCAGGAGGCCTTGCAACAGTAATCACACAGCCTTATCATATTGTTAAAATAGCAAAAACCAACAAAGAAGTAGTTTTCGAATAA
- a CDS encoding YdeI/OmpD-associated family protein translates to MNPTFFATQEKFREWLEKHYKKETELLVGFYKVNSKKPSMSWSESVDQALCFGWIDGVRRSIDEESYSIRFTPRKKSSIWSAINIKKVEALTKAGLMKEEGIKAFELRSEERSKIYSHENEAYVLDPELEKQFKAHKTAWEYFSSQAPSYRKVIIHVIMSAKQEKTRIARLEKAIKFSAEGKRML, encoded by the coding sequence ATGAACCCGACTTTCTTCGCAACTCAAGAAAAATTTAGAGAATGGCTGGAAAAGCATTATAAAAAAGAAACCGAACTGTTAGTAGGTTTTTATAAGGTGAACAGCAAAAAGCCGTCTATGTCCTGGTCAGAATCTGTAGATCAGGCGCTTTGTTTTGGCTGGATCGATGGTGTTCGAAGATCTATTGACGAAGAAAGTTATTCGATACGTTTTACTCCAAGAAAAAAATCAAGTATCTGGAGCGCCATCAACATTAAAAAAGTAGAAGCACTCACAAAAGCCGGATTGATGAAAGAAGAAGGCATAAAAGCTTTTGAATTAAGATCTGAAGAAAGATCCAAAATTTACTCGCATGAAAACGAAGCTTACGTTCTTGATCCCGAACTTGAAAAACAATTTAAAGCCCATAAAACAGCTTGGGAATATTTTAGCAGTCAGGCGCCATCATACAGAAAAGTAATAATACATGTGATTATGAGCGCCAAACAAGAAAAAACCAGAATTGCAAGATTGGAAAAAGCAATAAAATTTAGCGCTGAAGGAAAACGAATGTTGTAA
- a CDS encoding PhzF family phenazine biosynthesis protein has product MEGRTALEYYVLDVFSNESYKGNPLSVVFTDGNLRLETYKDISKEFGYSETSFVYYSTREKALVVRSFTPTGIEIDGAGHNLLGAVCGALLKGMPIFEEQNESEPFVIMKHSAIPVTVSFDPVTFYPVVQMHQKSAVIKQEIPTYKIAVALGLKIEDLDVSAFVPTVVKTEVAHTMVPIKNSQLLNSFVPDNQLLIEISKEYNFEGFYCFTIADEGQEHIVETRFFNPIIGINEDPATGTAAGPLIGFLTQKKFTKSEKEYKILQGVKLKQASMIEVMNREEDILVGGSSIITMKGELYI; this is encoded by the coding sequence ATGGAGGGAAGAACAGCATTAGAATATTACGTTTTAGATGTGTTTTCAAACGAAAGTTACAAAGGAAACCCTCTTTCTGTAGTTTTTACTGATGGAAATTTAAGATTAGAAACCTATAAGGATATCTCTAAAGAATTTGGCTATTCTGAAACCTCTTTTGTCTATTATTCTACAAGAGAAAAAGCACTCGTAGTTCGTTCATTTACCCCAACGGGAATCGAAATCGACGGTGCAGGACATAATTTATTAGGCGCAGTCTGCGGTGCTTTGCTAAAAGGAATGCCCATTTTTGAGGAACAAAACGAAAGCGAGCCTTTTGTAATCATGAAACATTCGGCAATACCTGTAACAGTAAGCTTTGATCCGGTTACTTTTTATCCTGTGGTTCAAATGCATCAAAAATCGGCAGTCATTAAACAGGAAATTCCAACCTATAAAATTGCAGTAGCACTGGGCTTAAAAATTGAGGATTTAGATGTAAGTGCTTTTGTTCCAACAGTAGTTAAAACAGAAGTAGCACACACAATGGTGCCTATAAAAAACAGCCAATTACTGAACAGCTTTGTACCAGATAATCAACTTTTAATCGAAATATCTAAAGAATACAATTTTGAAGGATTTTATTGTTTCACAATTGCCGATGAAGGCCAGGAACATATCGTTGAAACAAGATTTTTTAATCCCATAATCGGAATAAATGAAGATCCTGCAACGGGAACCGCAGCGGGTCCTTTAATTGGTTTTTTAACTCAAAAGAAATTCACCAAATCTGAAAAAGAATATAAAATTCTTCAAGGTGTAAAATTAAAACAAGCCTCAATGATCGAAGTTATGAATCGGGAAGAGGATATTTTAGTAGGCGGTTCATCAATAATTACAATGAAAGGTGAACTTTACATCTAA
- a CDS encoding CDGSH iron-sulfur domain-containing protein, producing MSKTKLIINKNGSIKIEGDFEIMDPEGALYGLQGRSALGLCRCGLSANKPFCDGGHRNNFEHDSVAFDLPPMKTN from the coding sequence ATGAGCAAGACAAAACTAATCATCAATAAAAATGGATCAATTAAAATTGAAGGTGATTTCGAAATCATGGATCCGGAAGGAGCGCTTTACGGTTTACAAGGAAGATCTGCACTTGGACTTTGCCGCTGCGGATTATCTGCAAACAAACCATTTTGCGATGGCGGACACAGAAACAACTTCGAACACGATTCTGTTGCATTCGATTTACCACCAATGAAAACAAACTAA
- the metG gene encoding methionine--tRNA ligase, whose product MTQNPKRYTITAALPYTNGPIHIGHLAGVYVPADIYSRYLRLQGKDVAFICGSDEHGVAISMKAKKEGVTPQEVIDKYDGIIRKSFADFGISFNNYSRTSAKIHHDTASEFFRTLYDKGDFIEEVTEQLYDAKANQFLADRFVVGTCPKCDNPEAYGDQCEKCGSTLNATDLINPKSTITGETPILKETKHWFLPLDRYSDFLTKWILEGHKNDWKPNVYGQVKSWIDGGLEPRAVTRDLDWGIDVPVEGAEGKKLYVWFDAPIGYISSTKEWAAREGKDWEPYWKDEETKLVHFIGKDNIVFHCIIFPAMLKAEGSYILPDNVPANEFLNLEGNKLSTSKNWAVWLHEYLEEFPDKQDVLRYALTSNAPETKDNDFTWKDFQARNNNELVAIFGNFVNRVVVLTNKYYDGVIPTPNEFTEIDEQTLAELKAYPAVISSSVERYRFREALGELMNVARLGNKYLADEEPWKVMKDNPERVKTQMYVALQIAAALSVLAEPFLPFTAAKLSKILNLGDLKEHFEGFSKFLKERHQDANDIIIDKTLGWNDISENSDLIPAGHKIGEAELLFAKIEDEEIQKQIDKLEATKTANIAENQKAEPQKDLIQFEDFAKMDIRIGTILEAEKMPKANKLLVLKVDTGIDVRTIVSGIAESFSPEEIIGKRVSVLANLAPRALRGVESQGMILMTTNAEGKLVFVNPDADAPNGATVN is encoded by the coding sequence ATGACACAGAATCCAAAGAGATATACAATCACGGCGGCATTACCTTACACAAATGGACCAATCCACATTGGGCATTTGGCGGGGGTTTACGTGCCTGCAGATATATATTCGAGATATTTAAGATTGCAGGGAAAAGATGTAGCATTTATTTGCGGAAGCGATGAACACGGCGTTGCAATTTCAATGAAAGCAAAAAAAGAAGGAGTTACGCCACAAGAAGTTATTGATAAATATGATGGAATTATTCGTAAATCATTTGCTGATTTCGGAATTTCATTCAACAATTACTCTAGAACTTCGGCAAAAATTCATCATGATACGGCTTCAGAATTCTTTAGAACTTTGTATGATAAAGGCGATTTTATTGAAGAAGTTACAGAGCAATTGTACGATGCAAAAGCAAATCAGTTTTTAGCAGACCGTTTTGTGGTTGGAACTTGCCCAAAATGCGACAATCCGGAAGCTTATGGCGATCAGTGCGAAAAATGCGGATCGACTTTGAACGCGACTGATTTGATCAACCCAAAATCGACAATTACAGGAGAAACTCCAATTTTAAAAGAAACAAAACACTGGTTTTTACCTTTAGATAGATATTCTGATTTCTTAACAAAATGGATTCTTGAAGGTCACAAAAACGACTGGAAACCTAATGTTTACGGACAAGTAAAATCCTGGATCGACGGCGGACTTGAGCCTCGTGCTGTAACACGTGACCTTGACTGGGGAATTGACGTTCCGGTTGAAGGTGCCGAAGGAAAAAAATTATACGTTTGGTTTGATGCACCTATTGGTTACATTTCTTCTACGAAAGAATGGGCAGCACGCGAAGGAAAAGACTGGGAACCATATTGGAAAGATGAAGAAACCAAATTGGTTCACTTTATTGGGAAAGACAATATTGTTTTTCACTGTATCATTTTTCCAGCGATGCTAAAAGCTGAAGGAAGCTACATTTTACCAGACAACGTTCCGGCAAATGAGTTTTTAAATTTAGAAGGAAACAAACTTTCGACTTCTAAAAACTGGGCAGTTTGGTTACACGAATATTTAGAAGAATTTCCAGATAAGCAGGATGTTTTACGTTACGCGTTAACATCAAACGCTCCTGAAACAAAAGATAACGATTTTACCTGGAAAGATTTCCAAGCTAGAAACAACAACGAATTGGTTGCTATTTTTGGAAACTTCGTAAATCGTGTTGTGGTTTTAACCAACAAATATTACGATGGTGTTATCCCGACTCCAAACGAATTTACTGAAATCGACGAACAAACTTTAGCTGAATTAAAAGCATATCCAGCCGTGATTTCAAGTTCGGTTGAGCGTTACAGATTCCGTGAAGCTCTGGGCGAATTGATGAATGTTGCTCGTTTAGGAAATAAATACCTTGCAGATGAAGAACCTTGGAAAGTAATGAAAGACAATCCAGAGCGTGTAAAAACACAAATGTATGTAGCATTGCAAATTGCTGCAGCGTTGAGCGTTTTGGCTGAACCGTTTTTACCTTTTACAGCTGCTAAATTGTCTAAAATCCTGAACTTAGGTGATCTTAAAGAACATTTTGAAGGGTTTAGCAAGTTCCTGAAAGAAAGACATCAGGATGCAAACGACATCATTATTGATAAAACATTGGGTTGGAATGATATTTCTGAAAACTCAGATTTAATTCCGGCCGGACATAAAATTGGCGAAGCTGAATTGCTTTTCGCTAAAATAGAAGACGAAGAAATACAAAAACAAATAGATAAATTGGAAGCGACAAAAACCGCAAATATTGCTGAAAACCAAAAAGCAGAACCACAAAAAGATTTAATTCAGTTTGAAGATTTTGCAAAAATGGATATTCGTATAGGAACTATTCTTGAGGCTGAAAAAATGCCAAAAGCAAACAAACTTTTGGTTCTTAAAGTAGATACGGGAATTGATGTTCGTACAATTGTTTCGGGAATTGCAGAGAGTTTTTCGCCAGAAGAAATCATCGGAAAACGTGTTTCTGTATTAGCAAACCTTGCTCCAAGAGCTTTACGCGGCGTTGAAAGTCAAGGAATGATCTTGATGACAACAAATGCCGAAGGAAAACTGGTTTTT